One part of the Nymphalis io chromosome 22, ilAglIoxx1.1, whole genome shotgun sequence genome encodes these proteins:
- the LOC126777174 gene encoding protein Cep89 homolog — MGENFIRNSCIPNYSSISKICQPSHKLTLTGNFTPCHRHFDITTSGRHSMRQDILNTVLKKTESIMTEHRSSDVNNPTYEDPRDVVEKPVKPPRKRNVHGIAVTSPRGKEGKSLLKEQKRKLTKKYEGLVTALMDKCEENVVVISEKESQINKLKDKLKTVLEYNRLFANENDRVKSEYTTLVSYVEECKRVIKEEREKNGELEKKVKKFEEKVKQYEVPDKEHSTAIPLVEVCMSCSSRQIVLNQAREQNSRLQKDMQALKDVLYRLNVQLSRYQERLRSVNPLNADGNIFKPSEKYEGLDSLITASLGQRHETNEDGHTKNMSEDGTTQSERVVDLSGLLSAQALAPLFDAYQENLQEKDNLILDYEKQFEIINKKSKQIVEENKLLVEKVHALEEEVVRTRQNYKKLLVEKETNDVEKTTLLDRAERAESKLKEVYELYEGKMAAMFRDYETVHREYFSVKTALEASTGKMAQLDAMRAKTVPADLHERRLDDCKRLLEELKHQYAMESERKNEQIKKLEEDLRKTDDKYNKVCQEHEAVKEELKAALKNVRLYRKAAVVFRARARSAAARARRSQRAPHAEPLRRALLALDKIKAEIKTVKSRAQASLSELERRMSHAHEEHRRDLERATLALRHKEAVIRSLIDKVADVEEVRLSQTNTSRLQGIISDSSDRSPKAQDKKDRPNVKLVPGPGGYYQEKDGKKKK; from the exons ATGGGTGAAAATTTTATAAGGAATTCATGTATT ccTAATTATAGCAGTATCTCCAAAATTTGTCAACCTAGTCACAAGTTAACACTTACTGGCAATTTCACTCCATGCCATCGTCACTTTGATATAACTACCTCAGGAAGACATAGTATGCGTCAAGACATATTGAATACTGTGTTAAAGAAAACAGAATCTATAATGACCGAGCACAGAAGTAGTGATGTCAATAATCCTACATATGAAGACCCAAGGGATGTTG ttgAAAAACCAGTGAAACCTCCTAGAAAGAGGAACGTACACGGAATTGCAGTGACATCACCACGAGGTAAGGAGGGAAAGTCCCTGCTCAAGGAACAGAAGCGGAAGCTGACTAAGAAGTATGAGGGTCTGGTGACTGCGCTCATGGATAAATGTGAGGAGAATGTTGTTGTG atttcagAAAAAGAATCTCAAATCAACAAACTAAAAGATAAACTCAAAACTGTATTAGAATATAACAGATTATTTGCAAATGAAAATGATCGAGTGAAAAGTGAGTATACGACATTAGTTAGCTACGTGGAAGAGTGTAAGAGAGTTATAAAAGAAGAGAGAGAGAAAAACGGAGAATTAGAGAAAAAGGTGAAGAAGTTTGAGGAGAAAGTGAAACAGTATGAAGTTCCAGATAAAG AACATTCTACTGCAATACCACTAGTGGAGGTTTGTATGAGCTGCAGCAGTCGGCAGATCGTTCTTAACCAAGCACGTGAACAGAATTCAAGGTTGCAGAAAGACATGCAGGCATTGAAGGATGTTTTATATAG ACTAAATGTCCAGCTGTCCAGATACCAAGAGCGATTGAGGAGTGTAAATCCTCTGAATGCAGATGGCAATATTTTTAAACCGAGCGAGAAGTACGAAGGACTCGATTCATTGATAACAGCCAGCTTGGGACAGAGGCACG AAACAAATGAAGATGGTCACACCAAAAATATGTCTGAGGACGGTACAACACAATCAGAAAGAGTAGTCGATTTGTCTGGACTATTAAGCGCGCAAGCTCTGG CGCCATTATTTGATGCATATCAAGAAAATCTACAAGAGAAAGACAATCTTATTTTAGACTATGAGAAACAgtttgaaataattaacaaGAAATCGAAACAAATCGTCGAAGAGAACAAGTTATTGGTGGAAAAGGTACACGCATTGGAAGAAGAAGTTGTGCGAACGAGACAGAACTATAAGAAATTGCTAGTCGAGAAAGAGACAAATGATGTAGAGAAAACTACGCTATTAGATAGGGCGGAGAGGGCGGAGTCTAAATTAAAGGAAGTTTATGAACTGTATGAAGGGAAAA tgGCAGCCATGTTCCGGGACTACGAAACGGTACATAGGGAATACTTCTCTGTGAAGACGGCTCTGGAAGCTTCTACGGGCAAGATGGCGCAATTAGACGCTATGAGAGCTAAGACCGTACCAGCTGACTTGCACGAGAGGAGATTAGATGATTGTAAGCG gTTATTGGAAGAATTAAAACATCAATATGCCATGGAGTCGGAACGGAAGAACGAACAAATTAAGAAGTTGGAAGAGGATTTACGAAAAACAGACGATAAGTACAACAAGGTTTGTCAAGAACATGAGGCGGTCaaagaagaattaaaggctGCATTAAAAAATGTCAG ACTGTACCGCAAGGCGGCGGTCGTGTTCCGCGCGCGCGCGCggtcggcggcggcgcgcgcgcgtcGCTCGCAGCGCGCGCCGCACGCGGAGCCGCTGCGCCGCGCGCTGCTCGCACTCGACAAGATCAAGGCTGAGATTAAG ACGGTGAAGTCCCGCGCGCAGGCTTCGCTGTCGGAGCTGGAGCGTCGCATGTCGCACGCGCACGAGGAGCACCGGCGCGACCTCGAGCGCGCCACCCTCGCGCTGCGGCACAAGGAGGCCGTCATACGGAGCCTCATCGACAAGGTGGCCGACGTCGAGGAGGTCCG ATTAAGTCAAACCAATACAAGTCGTCTGCAAGGTATAATCTCCGACTCGTCAGATCGTTCCCCGAAGGCCCAAGATAAGAAAGACAGGCCCAACGTGAAGCTGGTCCCAGGTCCCGGGGGTTATTATCAAGAAAAAGACGGGAAAAAGAAGAagtga